A genomic window from Motilibacter aurantiacus includes:
- a CDS encoding SDR family NAD(P)-dependent oxidoreductase, with protein MDLGLTGARAVVTGGSRGLGLAIADTLAAEGASVALLARGAQGLERAREQVARHGTQVVTYAVDVTDSAALATAVDRVAEQLGGLDKVVGNAGGTVGGNLLDSSTDDFAATFALNTGHSATLVRAAHPHLLAAGGGSVVLVTSVNGSKVAPRTTYSVAKAAEIQLAKAMAQELAADRVRVNAVSPGSIFFEGGGWDSYQQADPEGFERFREQEFPFGRLGRPEEVADVVAFVLSDRAGWVTGADIVVDGGQGRPSARRFRG; from the coding sequence ATGGACCTCGGCCTCACCGGCGCCCGCGCCGTCGTCACGGGCGGGAGCCGAGGCCTCGGCCTCGCGATCGCCGACACCCTCGCCGCCGAGGGCGCCTCCGTCGCCCTGCTCGCGCGCGGAGCCCAGGGGCTCGAGCGCGCCCGGGAGCAGGTCGCCCGCCACGGGACGCAGGTGGTGACGTACGCCGTCGACGTCACCGACAGCGCCGCGCTCGCCACGGCGGTCGACCGCGTCGCGGAGCAGCTGGGCGGGCTGGACAAGGTGGTCGGCAACGCGGGCGGCACGGTGGGCGGCAACCTGCTGGACAGCTCCACCGACGACTTCGCCGCCACGTTCGCCCTCAACACCGGCCACTCGGCCACGTTGGTGCGCGCCGCCCACCCGCACCTGCTCGCAGCGGGCGGTGGCTCGGTCGTCCTGGTGACGAGCGTCAACGGGAGCAAGGTCGCCCCGCGCACGACCTACAGCGTCGCGAAGGCCGCGGAGATCCAGCTGGCCAAGGCGATGGCCCAGGAGCTCGCCGCCGACCGGGTCCGGGTCAACGCGGTCAGCCCCGGCAGCATCTTCTTCGAGGGCGGCGGCTGGGACAGCTACCAGCAGGCCGACCCCGAGGGCTTCGAACGATTCCGGGAGCAGGAATTCCCCTTCGGTCGTCTGGGACGGCCGGAGGAGGTCGCCGACGTCGTGGCGTTCGTGCTGTCGGACCGCGCCGGCTGGGTCACGGGCGCCGACATCGTCGTGGACGGCGGGCAGGGACGGCCCAGCGCGCGCCGGTTCCGCGGCTAG
- a CDS encoding M23 family metallopeptidase: MSARRRTAGKHRRPGKHRSPSTGSRPSPPLLLGTAVVASAAAYAFQVPAATGDDTRRTPATAEDLGTAALPARPSATPTPAPTLAKVRAARPSAASSSSSSGPSSAKPSAPAATAATPKAEASTAPTRRAQRATRSSKRASLTSLARARRAWVEPLSGYRITAHFGQRASLWSNGHTGTDLAAPTGTPVHAVGDAVVVSAGYDGAYGNKIVLRHSDGTETWYGHLSATMVSAGQKVLAGALIGRVGATGHTTGPHLHIEVRPGAGDPIDAEVWLREHGVVL, encoded by the coding sequence GTGAGCGCTCGTCGCCGTACCGCCGGCAAGCACCGTCGGCCCGGCAAGCACCGCAGCCCGTCGACGGGCAGCCGCCCGAGCCCGCCCCTCCTGCTCGGCACCGCGGTCGTCGCCTCCGCGGCGGCCTACGCCTTCCAGGTTCCCGCCGCGACCGGTGACGACACCCGGCGCACCCCGGCGACCGCCGAGGACCTCGGCACCGCCGCCCTGCCGGCGCGCCCGTCCGCCACGCCCACGCCCGCGCCCACGCTCGCCAAGGTCCGCGCCGCGCGCCCGTCGGCCGCCTCGTCGTCCTCGTCCTCGGGGCCGTCCTCGGCCAAGCCCTCGGCTCCGGCGGCCACCGCCGCCACCCCGAAGGCCGAGGCGAGCACGGCCCCGACCCGCCGGGCGCAGCGCGCGACCCGCAGCAGCAAGCGCGCCAGCCTCACCTCCCTGGCCCGCGCCCGCCGCGCCTGGGTCGAGCCGTTGAGCGGCTACCGCATCACCGCCCACTTCGGGCAGCGCGCCAGCCTCTGGTCCAACGGCCACACCGGCACCGACCTCGCGGCACCCACGGGGACCCCCGTGCACGCCGTCGGCGACGCAGTCGTCGTCTCGGCCGGCTACGACGGGGCGTACGGCAACAAGATCGTGCTGCGCCACTCGGACGGCACCGAGACGTGGTACGGCCACCTCTCGGCCACCATGGTCAGCGCCGGGCAGAAGGTCCTGGCGGGCGCGCTCATCGGGCGCGTCGGCGCCACCGGGCACACCACCGGCCCGCACCTGCACATCGAGGTCCGCCCCGGCGCGGGCGACCCGATCGACGCCGAGGTGTGGCTGCGCGAGCACGGGGTCGTGCTCTAG
- a CDS encoding pentapeptide repeat-containing protein, whose translation MGPAFAASSDFAIDKPAGTPCPKLRADNRCGIHDGLRERGFPGCAVFDCFGAGQHLVQGTFGGRTWRDGPGTAREMFAALPAMRQLHESRWYLTEALERLPAGPLRDEAAGADTAAAALADGTAEALADFDARAHRRAVGELLGRVSSALRQASGHRGRDRANADLVGARLRGADLRGASLRGAYLLGADLRNADLRFTDLLGADLRGADVRGTRLDQSLFLTQPQVDAARGDAATRLPAALRRPAHWGATGAPSHQPSVRRPP comes from the coding sequence GTGGGCCCGGCCTTCGCCGCGTCCAGCGACTTCGCGATCGACAAGCCGGCCGGCACCCCGTGCCCGAAGCTGCGCGCGGACAACCGCTGCGGCATCCACGACGGGCTGCGCGAGCGGGGCTTCCCGGGATGCGCGGTCTTCGACTGCTTCGGAGCCGGCCAGCACCTGGTGCAGGGCACGTTCGGCGGGCGGACGTGGCGCGACGGCCCCGGGACGGCACGCGAGATGTTCGCGGCGCTGCCGGCGATGCGCCAGCTGCACGAGTCGCGGTGGTACCTCACGGAGGCCCTCGAGCGGCTGCCGGCCGGCCCGCTGCGCGACGAGGCGGCGGGCGCCGACACCGCGGCCGCGGCACTCGCGGACGGCACCGCCGAGGCACTCGCGGACTTCGACGCGCGCGCCCACCGGCGGGCCGTCGGCGAGCTGCTCGGGCGGGTGAGCTCAGCGCTGCGGCAGGCGTCGGGCCACCGCGGCCGCGACCGGGCGAACGCGGACCTCGTCGGCGCCCGCCTGCGCGGGGCGGACCTGCGCGGTGCGAGCCTGCGCGGGGCGTACCTGCTCGGGGCCGATCTGCGGAACGCTGATTTGCGCTTCACCGATCTGCTCGGCGCCGATCTGCGGGGAGCCGACGTCAGAGGGACACGGCTCGACCAGAGCCTGTTCCTGACCCAGCCCCAGGTCGACGCGGCCCGGGGCGACGCCGCGACCCGGCTGCCGGCCGCGCTGCGGCGGCCGGCGCACTGGGGCGCGACCGGGGCCCCCTCACACCAGCCGTCGGTCCGCCGCCCACCGTGA
- a CDS encoding PIG-L deacetylase family protein: protein MPVTIPEDEVERALVVAAHPDDIDFGASGTVALWTQRGVQVTYCICTDGDAGGFDPDVPRSEIPGIRRAEQVAAAKQVGVTDVRFLGYKDGRLEPTFDLRRDISRVIRQVRPQRAIVPSPEYNWARLPASHPDHRAAGEAAVNSIYPDARNPFTHVELLHDEGLEAWTVREFWIMAHPTPDHAVDVTDVVDRKIAALTSHVSQVAHIDGFEEFVKGFMRGDAAAQGLPAGRMAEVFKVVPCP from the coding sequence GTGCCTGTCACGATCCCCGAGGACGAGGTCGAGCGCGCGCTCGTCGTCGCCGCGCACCCCGACGACATCGACTTCGGCGCCTCCGGCACCGTCGCGCTCTGGACCCAGCGCGGGGTGCAGGTGACGTACTGCATCTGCACCGACGGGGACGCCGGTGGCTTCGACCCGGACGTCCCGCGCAGCGAGATCCCCGGGATCCGCCGCGCCGAGCAGGTCGCCGCCGCGAAGCAGGTGGGCGTCACCGACGTCCGCTTCCTCGGCTACAAGGACGGCCGGCTCGAGCCGACGTTCGACCTGCGGCGCGACATCAGCCGCGTGATCCGGCAGGTGCGCCCGCAGCGCGCCATCGTGCCGAGCCCGGAGTACAACTGGGCGCGGCTGCCGGCGTCCCACCCGGACCACCGGGCGGCCGGCGAGGCCGCGGTCAACTCGATCTACCCCGACGCCCGCAACCCGTTCACCCACGTCGAGCTGCTGCACGACGAGGGGCTCGAGGCGTGGACCGTGCGCGAGTTCTGGATCATGGCCCACCCCACCCCGGACCACGCCGTCGACGTGACCGACGTGGTCGACCGCAAGATCGCGGCGCTCACCTCACACGTCAGCCAGGTCGCGCACATCGACGGGTTCGAGGAGTTCGTCAAGGGCTTCATGCGCGGGGACGCGGCGGCCCAGGGCCTGCCCGCCGGCCGGATGGCCGAGGTGTTCAAGGTCGTGCCCTGCCCCTGA
- the pcrA gene encoding DNA helicase PcrA produces MSSLPDDLVLDLPAVPAEPSAHRRSKDPDELLAGLNPQQRAAVVAEGSPVLIVAGAGSGKTRVLTHRIAYLLAKRNVHPGAVLAITFTNKAAGEMKERVADLVGNRAKAMWVSTFHSACVRILRKEISRFGFTSSFSIYDAADAQRLMGLVCRELDLDPKRYPPRSFSNQVSNLKNELIDHEAYAAKAETDLERKLAEAYALYQRRLREANALDFDDLIMTTVNILQVFPDAAEHYRRRFRHILVDEYQDTNHAQYVLVRELVGRPGEATPPAELCVVGDADQSIYAFRGATIRNILQFEEDYADAQTILLEQNYRSTQTILSAANTVIAKNTGRKPKRLWTESGDGTPIVGYVADNEHDEAAFVANEVDRLTDEGLARPGDVAVFYRTNAQSRVFEEVFIRVGLPYKVVGGVRFYERKEVRDALAYLRTLANPDDSVSLRRILNTPKRGIGDRAEACVEALASRERITFNQALLRAADAPGLATRSLSCITEFNRMMESLRTLVEAGTEPAELLEAILEQSGYALELQRSSDPQDQTRLENLQELVAVAREYAVSDPEGGLAGFLERVALVADSDEIPEGAEDSGVVTLMTLHTAKGLEFPVVFLTGMEDGVFPHMRTLGDDKELEEERRLAYVGITRARERLYISRALVRSSWGAPSYNPPSRFLDEVPPQLTDWKRVEPSRSAPPSALAVAAARPTAKSPGNRKVVSLSVGDKVTHDTFGLGTVVATAGVAEKAEATIDFGASGTKRLLLRYAPVEKL; encoded by the coding sequence ATGAGCAGCCTCCCCGACGACCTCGTCCTCGACCTGCCGGCGGTCCCGGCGGAGCCGTCCGCGCACCGCCGGTCCAAGGACCCCGACGAGCTGCTCGCCGGGCTCAACCCCCAGCAGCGGGCCGCCGTCGTGGCCGAGGGCTCCCCGGTCCTGATCGTCGCCGGCGCCGGCTCGGGCAAGACCCGGGTGCTCACGCACCGCATCGCCTACCTGCTGGCCAAGCGCAACGTGCACCCGGGCGCCGTGCTCGCGATCACGTTCACGAACAAGGCCGCGGGTGAGATGAAGGAGCGCGTCGCCGACCTGGTCGGCAACCGCGCCAAGGCGATGTGGGTGTCGACCTTCCACTCGGCGTGCGTGCGCATCCTGCGCAAGGAGATCAGCCGCTTCGGGTTCACCTCGAGCTTCTCGATCTACGACGCGGCCGACGCGCAGCGCCTCATGGGGCTGGTCTGCCGCGAGCTGGACCTCGACCCGAAGCGCTATCCGCCGCGCTCGTTCAGCAACCAGGTCAGCAACCTGAAGAACGAGCTGATCGACCACGAGGCCTACGCGGCCAAGGCCGAGACCGACCTCGAGCGCAAGCTCGCCGAGGCGTACGCGCTCTACCAGCGCCGGCTGCGCGAGGCCAACGCGCTCGACTTCGACGACCTGATCATGACGACGGTCAACATCCTGCAGGTCTTCCCGGACGCCGCCGAGCACTACCGGCGCCGGTTCCGGCACATCCTGGTCGACGAGTACCAGGACACGAACCATGCGCAGTACGTCCTGGTCCGCGAGCTGGTCGGCCGCCCCGGGGAGGCCACGCCCCCCGCGGAGCTGTGCGTGGTCGGTGACGCGGACCAGTCGATCTACGCCTTCCGCGGTGCCACGATCCGCAACATCCTCCAGTTCGAGGAGGACTACGCCGACGCGCAGACCATCCTGCTGGAGCAGAACTACCGCTCGACCCAGACGATCCTGTCCGCCGCCAACACCGTCATCGCGAAGAACACCGGGCGCAAGCCGAAGCGGCTGTGGACCGAGTCCGGCGACGGCACCCCGATCGTGGGCTACGTCGCGGACAACGAGCACGACGAGGCCGCCTTCGTCGCCAACGAGGTCGACCGGCTCACCGACGAGGGGCTCGCGCGCCCCGGCGACGTCGCGGTCTTCTACCGGACCAACGCCCAGTCCCGTGTCTTCGAAGAGGTCTTCATCCGGGTCGGCCTGCCCTACAAGGTCGTCGGCGGCGTGCGGTTCTACGAGCGCAAGGAGGTGCGCGACGCCCTGGCGTACCTGCGCACCCTCGCCAACCCCGACGACTCGGTCTCGCTGCGCCGCATCCTCAACACCCCCAAGCGCGGCATCGGCGACCGGGCGGAGGCGTGCGTGGAGGCGCTGGCCTCCCGGGAGCGGATCACGTTCAACCAGGCGCTGCTGCGCGCCGCCGACGCGCCCGGCCTCGCCACCCGCTCGCTGTCGTGCATCACCGAGTTCAACCGGATGATGGAGAGCCTGCGCACGCTCGTGGAGGCCGGCACCGAGCCGGCCGAGCTGCTGGAGGCGATCCTCGAGCAGTCGGGCTACGCCCTCGAGCTGCAGCGCTCCAGCGACCCGCAGGACCAGACCCGGCTGGAGAACCTCCAGGAGCTCGTCGCCGTCGCCCGCGAGTACGCGGTGAGCGACCCCGAGGGCGGGCTGGCCGGCTTCCTCGAGCGGGTCGCCCTGGTGGCCGACTCCGACGAGATCCCCGAGGGCGCCGAGGACAGCGGCGTCGTCACGCTCATGACGCTGCACACGGCCAAGGGCCTGGAGTTCCCGGTCGTCTTCCTGACCGGCATGGAGGACGGCGTCTTCCCGCACATGCGCACGCTCGGCGACGACAAGGAGCTCGAGGAGGAGCGCCGGCTCGCGTACGTCGGCATCACCCGCGCCCGCGAGCGGCTCTACATCTCCCGGGCGCTGGTGCGCAGCTCCTGGGGCGCCCCGTCGTACAACCCGCCGTCGCGCTTCCTCGACGAGGTGCCGCCGCAGCTCACCGACTGGAAGCGGGTCGAGCCCTCGCGCTCGGCGCCGCCGTCGGCGCTGGCCGTGGCGGCCGCCCGGCCCACCGCGAAGTCGCCCGGCAACCGCAAGGTCGTGTCGCTGAGCGTGGGCGACAAGGTCACCCACGACACCTTCGGGCTGGGGACGGTCGTCGCCACCGCCGGGGTCGCGGAGAAGGCCGAGGCGACCATCGACTTCGGGGCGTCCGGGACGAAGCGGCTGCTGCTGCGCTACGCGCCGGTCGAGAAGCTCTAG
- the sucD gene encoding succinate--CoA ligase subunit alpha has product MAIFLTEKSRILVQGMTGSEGMKHTKRMLASGAQVVGGTNPRKAGTTVDVDGNQLPVFADVAEGMAATGADVTVIFVPPAFTKDAVVDAVDAGIPLAVVITEGVPVHDTAAFFAYAQQKGTTRIIGPNCPGIISPGKSNAGIIPSDITPSGRIGLVSKSGTLTYQMMYELRDIGFSTAIGIGGDPVIGTTHIDALQAFQDDPDTDAIVMIGEIGGDAEERAAAYIKENVTKPVVGYVAGFTAPEGKTMGHAGAIVSGSSGTAAAKQEALEAAGVRVGKTPSETARLMREIMNGM; this is encoded by the coding sequence ATGGCGATCTTCCTCACCGAGAAGAGCCGGATCCTCGTCCAGGGGATGACCGGCTCCGAGGGCATGAAGCACACCAAGCGCATGCTCGCCTCCGGCGCCCAGGTCGTCGGCGGCACCAACCCGCGCAAGGCCGGGACCACGGTCGACGTCGACGGCAACCAGCTTCCGGTGTTCGCCGACGTCGCCGAGGGCATGGCCGCCACGGGCGCCGACGTCACGGTCATCTTCGTGCCGCCGGCGTTCACCAAGGACGCGGTCGTCGACGCCGTCGACGCCGGCATCCCGCTCGCGGTGGTCATCACCGAGGGCGTGCCGGTCCACGACACGGCAGCGTTCTTCGCGTACGCCCAGCAGAAGGGCACGACGCGGATCATCGGCCCGAACTGCCCGGGCATCATCAGCCCCGGCAAGTCCAACGCCGGCATCATCCCCTCGGACATCACCCCGTCCGGCCGGATCGGCCTGGTCAGCAAGAGCGGCACGCTGACCTACCAGATGATGTACGAGCTGCGCGACATCGGCTTCTCCACCGCGATCGGCATCGGCGGCGACCCGGTCATCGGCACGACGCACATCGATGCGCTGCAGGCGTTCCAGGACGACCCCGACACCGACGCGATCGTCATGATCGGGGAGATCGGCGGCGACGCCGAGGAGCGGGCGGCGGCGTACATCAAGGAGAACGTCACCAAGCCGGTCGTCGGCTACGTGGCGGGCTTCACGGCCCCCGAGGGCAAGACGATGGGCCACGCCGGCGCGATCGTCTCCGGCTCGTCGGGCACCGCCGCCGCCAAGCAGGAGGCGCTCGAGGCGGCCGGCGTCCGGGTCGGCAAGACGCCGAGCGAGACCGCCCGTCTCATGCGGGAGATCATGAACGGCATGTGA
- the sucC gene encoding ADP-forming succinate--CoA ligase subunit beta: protein MDLFEYQARDVFAAHGVPVLDGAVAETPEEARAAAERLGAGVDGGRVVVKAQVKTGGRGKAGGVKLADSPQDAEDKARQILGMDIKGHTVHRVMLAPAAAIEEEYYFSVLLDRANRTYLAMASVEGGMEIEEVAATKPEALARVAVDALEGIDDAKAAAIVEQASFPAEVRDQIAAAIVKLWGVFTAEDATLVEVNPLVKTADGRIVALDGKVTLDENADFRHKDHEALVDKSAADPLEQRAKEKGLNYVKLDGEVGIIGNGAGLVMSTLDVVAYAGEDFGGVKPANFLDIGGGASAEVMANGLEIILSDPAVRSVFVNVFGGITACDAVANGIVSALALLESRGETVDKPLVVRLDGNNAAEGRRILDEAAHPLVTLVDTMDDAARRAAELAGAAGKGA from the coding sequence GTGGACCTCTTCGAGTACCAGGCGAGGGACGTGTTCGCCGCGCACGGAGTGCCCGTGCTGGACGGCGCCGTGGCCGAGACGCCGGAGGAGGCCCGCGCCGCCGCCGAGCGGCTGGGGGCCGGCGTCGACGGCGGCCGGGTCGTCGTCAAGGCGCAGGTCAAGACGGGCGGCCGTGGCAAGGCCGGCGGGGTCAAGCTCGCCGACAGCCCGCAGGACGCCGAGGACAAGGCGCGCCAGATCCTCGGCATGGACATCAAGGGCCACACGGTCCACCGCGTGATGCTCGCGCCGGCGGCCGCGATCGAGGAGGAGTACTACTTCTCGGTCCTGCTCGACCGCGCGAACCGCACCTACCTCGCCATGGCGTCCGTCGAGGGCGGCATGGAGATCGAGGAGGTCGCCGCGACCAAGCCCGAGGCGCTCGCCCGGGTGGCCGTCGACGCGCTCGAGGGCATCGACGACGCGAAGGCCGCGGCGATCGTGGAGCAGGCGAGCTTCCCGGCGGAGGTCCGCGACCAGATCGCGGCCGCCATCGTGAAGCTCTGGGGCGTGTTCACGGCCGAGGACGCGACGCTCGTCGAGGTCAACCCGCTGGTCAAGACCGCGGACGGCCGCATCGTGGCCCTCGACGGCAAGGTCACGCTCGACGAGAACGCCGACTTCCGCCACAAGGACCACGAGGCCCTGGTGGACAAGTCGGCCGCGGACCCGCTCGAGCAGCGGGCCAAGGAGAAGGGCCTCAACTACGTCAAGCTCGACGGCGAGGTCGGCATCATCGGCAACGGCGCCGGGCTCGTCATGAGCACGCTGGACGTCGTGGCGTACGCCGGCGAGGACTTCGGCGGGGTCAAGCCGGCGAACTTCCTCGACATCGGCGGCGGCGCCTCGGCCGAGGTCATGGCGAACGGCCTGGAGATCATCCTCTCCGACCCGGCCGTGCGCAGCGTCTTCGTCAACGTCTTCGGTGGCATCACCGCCTGTGACGCGGTGGCCAACGGCATCGTCAGCGCGCTCGCGCTGCTCGAGTCGCGCGGCGAGACGGTCGACAAGCCGCTCGTCGTCCGGCTGGACGGCAACAACGCGGCGGAGGGGCGGCGCATCCTCGACGAGGCCGCGCACCCGCTCGTCACGCTGGTCGACACGATGGACGACGCCGCGCGCCGCGCGGCCGAGCTCGCCGGCGCGGCTGGCAAGGGGGCCTGA